ATCCGCGTCGAAGAAGACGAGACGGCCCGGTGCGGTCTTGTTGGCGGCTTCGAGGGCGATCACGCCGAGGCCGTCGGCGCGGACAGCGAGGGAGTTCGCCACGCCGGTGCCCGCGATCGAGTAGAGCTTGGTGGGCGTGGCGGGTGCGCTCATGTCGAGCACGTCCACGGCCCCGGCCTGCGCGTTCACGACGAACAGGCGGTTCTTGTACGCGTGCACGATCTCGGCGGCCGACTGGTCGAAAACGCCGGTTTCGTACGTGCCGATCGGGCGCAGGCTCATCGCGCTGTCGGCGGGGGTGTCGCGCACCGGATCGACGACGATCGCGGCGGATGCCGCGGTGACGCTCGAGAGAGCGAGCGCGCAGACGGCCGCGGTCGTCGCGGCCAGCGCGACGGTACGGCGAAGGAAGGGCGAAGGCATGGCTGTGTCCTCGGGGGCAGGGGGCGGCGTGCGGCGGGGGCGGCACGGGCGCGCCGCGGGGGCGGCGAACGCGCCGAGTCTGCCCGCGGACGGTGACGTGGCGGTGAACGAGGGCAGAACGTCGCTCTCGCCGTCCGGCGGCGCGCGGCCGCGGTCTAGCCTGAGCGGATGACCACGCTTCCCGGTGCCCACCCCGACGAGCCGCACCGCCAGGGACTCGCCCAACGGCTGAACGGCCTGCGCGCCGGAGTCCTGGGGGCGAACGACGGCATCGTCTCGACCGCCGCGGTCGTCGTCGGTGTGGCCGGAGCGACGAGCGAGGTCGGGCCGGTTCTCATCGCCGGGCTCGCCGCTCTCGTCGGCGGAGCCGTGTCGATGGCCCTCGGCGAGTACGTGTCGGTCTCGAGCCAGCGCGACAGCGAGCGGGCGCTCATCCAGAAGGAGCGCCGGGAGCTCGCGGAGGATCCGGATGCCGAGTTCTCCGAGCTCGTCGGGTTGTACGAGGCCCAGGGGCTCACGCGCGACACGGCGACCCGGGTGGCGACCGAGCTCACGGCATCCGATGCGCTGAAAGCCCACCTCGCGATCGAGTTGAACATCGACGCCGACGACGTGGTGAGCCCGTGGACGGCGGCTCTGGCCTCGGCGGTGGCGTTCACGGTCGGGGCGCTGCTGCCGCTGCTGACGATCCTGCTCGCGCCGGTCGGGATCCGCGTGCCGCTGACGTTCGCGGCGGTGCTCGTGGCGCTGGCCGTCACGGGGTACGTGGCCGCGTGGATCGGCGGGGCGCGCCGTGGTCGATCGATCCTGCGCACGGTGATCGGCGGCGCGCTGGCGCTCGGGGCGACGTATCTCGTGGGGTCGCTGTTCGGCGTCGCCGCGGGGTAACGCCGGGTGCCCGCACCGATCACCGCCGTTTGGGGTGTGAAACGGTATGTCGCCCTCGGCGTGAGCGCCGGGCATCGCCCATAAACGCCGTTTCGGGTGAGAAACGGTGTGTCGCCGGCGGCGTGAGCGCCGGGCATCGCCCATAAACGCCGTTCCGGGTGAGAAACGCGGTGTCGCCGCGTTTCCCGACAGGAACAGCGTTTATCGGTAGGGTGCTTGCGGGGCCTAGCGGATAGTAGGACGTCCAGGTAATCTGGCCAGAGCGACGACGCCGTCGCCCCACGAAGGAGAGCCGCATGGACACCATCCCTGCTCCCGCGCTCGACGCTCCGGTCCTGTCCGCTGACGAACGCGCCGCCATCCTCGACGCCGTCCGCGACTTCGCCGCCACCGAGCTCGCCCCGCACGCCCTGGAATGGGATGCCGAGAAGCACTTCCCCCGCGACGTCCTCCGCCGCGCCGGGGAGCTGGGCCTCGGCGGCGTTTACGTCCGGGACGACGTGGGCGGCGCCGGGCTGTCGCGCCGAGACGCCGTCGCGATCTTCGAGGAGCTCGCCTACGGCGACCCCACCGTGACGGCGTACATCACGATCCACAACATGGTCGCGTGGATGATCGACGCCTATGGCACGTCGGTGCAGCGCGAGCGATGGCTCCCCGGTCTCGTGGCCATGGACGATCTCGGCGCCTACTGCCTCACCGAACCGGGAGCGGGCTCCGACGCGGCGGCGATCACGACCTCGGCGATCCGCCACGGCGACACCTACGTGCTCACGGGCGTGAAGCAGTTCATCTCGGGTGCCGGCGAGGCATCCGTCTATGTCGTGATGGCGCGCACGGGCGAGCCGGGCGCGCGCGGGATCAGCGCGTTCCTC
This portion of the Microbacterium testaceum StLB037 genome encodes:
- a CDS encoding VIT1/CCC1 transporter family protein, translated to MTTLPGAHPDEPHRQGLAQRLNGLRAGVLGANDGIVSTAAVVVGVAGATSEVGPVLIAGLAALVGGAVSMALGEYVSVSSQRDSERALIQKERRELAEDPDAEFSELVGLYEAQGLTRDTATRVATELTASDALKAHLAIELNIDADDVVSPWTAALASAVAFTVGALLPLLTILLAPVGIRVPLTFAAVLVALAVTGYVAAWIGGARRGRSILRTVIGGALALGATYLVGSLFGVAAG